One genomic segment of Falsiruegeria litorea R37 includes these proteins:
- a CDS encoding mandelate racemase/muconate lactonizing enzyme family protein, with amino-acid sequence MKIAEIHIYQHDLPVKNGPYTMAKAQVWALDTTLVKMVSDTGLIGWGETCPVGPTYAESHAGGARAALMQMAPDLIGTEVAPLTLHRAMDGLLNGHNYAKAAIDIAAHDLLGKHLGVSVSELLGGAATNRVPSYYATGVGTPDDIARLARDKMAEGYPRLQIKVGGRPVEIDVEVIRKVWEVVQGSGMRLAADGNRGWTTRDALRVSRECPDVPFIMEQPCNTIEDLQKIRPQITHGLYMDESSTSLNTVITAAGTGLVDGFGMKVTRIGGLHPMRAFRDICEARNLPHTCDDSWGGDIIAAACTHIGATVRPDLLEGVWLAAPYIQGHYDTANGIRVEGGHIAVPTGPGLGITPDETLFGPPVAEF; translated from the coding sequence TTGAAGATCGCCGAAATTCACATCTATCAGCACGACCTTCCAGTCAAAAATGGCCCCTATACCATGGCCAAGGCGCAGGTTTGGGCACTGGACACGACGCTTGTCAAAATGGTCTCGGACACCGGTTTGATCGGCTGGGGCGAAACATGCCCTGTTGGTCCAACCTATGCCGAATCCCACGCAGGCGGCGCGCGTGCGGCCCTTATGCAGATGGCTCCGGATCTGATCGGGACAGAGGTCGCCCCATTGACCCTACATCGCGCGATGGACGGCCTGCTCAACGGGCACAACTACGCCAAGGCGGCCATCGACATCGCGGCGCATGATCTGCTGGGCAAACACCTGGGTGTCAGCGTGTCCGAACTGCTCGGTGGGGCCGCGACCAACCGTGTGCCGTCCTACTACGCCACAGGCGTCGGCACTCCGGATGACATCGCTCGGCTTGCCCGCGACAAGATGGCCGAAGGGTACCCACGCCTGCAGATCAAAGTCGGCGGGCGTCCGGTCGAGATCGACGTCGAGGTCATCCGTAAGGTTTGGGAGGTCGTCCAAGGCTCAGGTATGCGCCTAGCGGCCGATGGCAACCGGGGTTGGACAACGCGCGACGCGTTGCGGGTCAGCCGGGAATGCCCCGATGTTCCCTTCATCATGGAACAGCCCTGCAACACGATTGAGGATCTGCAAAAGATCCGCCCGCAGATCACCCATGGTCTTTACATGGACGAAAGCAGCACCTCGCTGAACACTGTCATCACCGCCGCTGGAACCGGGTTGGTGGATGGGTTCGGCATGAAGGTCACCCGCATCGGCGGCTTGCACCCGATGCGTGCCTTCCGCGACATTTGCGAGGCGCGCAACCTGCCGCACACCTGCGATGACAGCTGGGGCGGGGACATCATCGCCGCCGCTTGCACCCATATCGGGGCCACCGTCCGCCCCGATCTGCTCGAAGGGGTTTGGCTGGCCGCGCCTTACATCCAGGGGCATTATGACACCGCAAACGGCATCCGCGTCGAAGGTGGCCACATCGCAGTTCCAACCGGTCCGGGATTGGGGATCACACCGGATGAAACCCTGTTCGGGCCACCCGTCGCAGAGTTCTGA